From the Thermococcus guaymasensis DSM 11113 genome, one window contains:
- a CDS encoding aminotransferase class I/II-fold pyridoxal phosphate-dependent enzyme, giving the protein MLKPVKFATYHGGAREEGLLDFSASLNPYPPEWLDEMFERAKEISTRYPYYERLEEGLVELVGEPLTVTAGITEALYLLGILALRGRKVIIPRHTYGEYERAARIFGAEVIKGPNEPEKLAELVERDSVVFFCNPNNPDGKFYRTRELGSLLDAVEDRGALLVLDEAFIDFVRNPESPEGENLVKLRTFTKSYGLPGIRVGYVIGFEEAFRSVRMPWSIGSMGVAFLEFLLKDGFEHLMKTMPLIWREKERLERALGVKSDANFFIKRVGNAEEFVKAMKERGILLRSCESFGLPGYVRFSVRKPEENSILIEAFRELGEGF; this is encoded by the coding sequence ATGCTTAAGCCCGTGAAGTTCGCTACATATCATGGCGGTGCAAGGGAGGAAGGACTGCTGGACTTTTCAGCATCACTCAATCCCTACCCGCCGGAGTGGCTCGACGAGATGTTCGAACGCGCCAAGGAGATAAGCACCCGCTACCCATACTACGAGAGGCTTGAGGAGGGGCTGGTGGAGCTGGTGGGCGAACCATTGACGGTCACTGCGGGCATCACTGAGGCGCTCTACCTCCTCGGGATCCTCGCGCTCCGTGGGAGAAAGGTCATAATCCCCCGCCATACATACGGCGAGTACGAGAGGGCTGCAAGGATTTTTGGAGCGGAGGTCATTAAAGGCCCGAACGAGCCCGAAAAGCTGGCCGAACTCGTTGAGAGAGATTCTGTGGTGTTCTTCTGCAACCCGAACAACCCTGACGGGAAGTTCTACCGCACAAGGGAGCTCGGGTCGCTCCTTGACGCGGTGGAAGATAGAGGTGCACTCCTCGTCCTAGACGAGGCCTTCATAGACTTCGTGAGGAACCCGGAGAGCCCTGAAGGAGAAAACCTCGTGAAGCTCCGGACGTTCACAAAGAGCTACGGCCTGCCTGGGATAAGGGTCGGCTACGTCATAGGCTTTGAAGAGGCATTCAGGAGCGTGAGAATGCCCTGGAGCATAGGCTCGATGGGGGTTGCTTTCCTTGAGTTCCTTCTTAAAGATGGCTTCGAGCACCTCATGAAGACGATGCCCCTCATCTGGCGCGAGAAGGAGAGACTTGAGAGAGCCCTCGGTGTGAAAAGCGACGCAAACTTCTTCATCAAGCGCGTTGGCAACGCCGAGGAGTTCGTGAAGGCAATGAAAGAGAGGGGAATCCTCCTAAGGAGCTGTGAAAGCTTTGGCCTGCCAGGATATGTCAGGTTTTCTGTTAGGAAACCGGAGGAGAACAGCATCTTAATTGAGGCCTTCAGGGAGCTTGGGGAAGGGTTTTAA
- the cbiB gene encoding adenosylcobinamide-phosphate synthase CbiB, translating to MEPAAIFLLALLWDFLLGEPPARLHPVVWFGSIAGLLDRRWKRKGPVPDFLAGTFTTLIVVAFALALSLIPFYLPFPLNYTLAVYFLKSSFAVRSLYEHVARTVTESIEEKRKAVSMIVSRDVRNLDEAHLNSAAIESLAENLNDSVVAPLFYFLLFGLPGALVYRAVNTLDAMLGYRNERYEFFGKFSARLDDLLNFVPARLTVLLYLPFGGGKVLRHYRLARFKINSDKPISAMSAVLGVWLEKPGLYRFPGRTPRNDDIKRALEFYLIVVGEWVAIVLVLLMLGAIPCLSP from the coding sequence ATGGAGCCAGCTGCCATCTTCCTCCTTGCCCTGCTCTGGGACTTTCTCCTTGGAGAGCCGCCGGCCAGACTCCACCCCGTGGTCTGGTTCGGAAGCATAGCGGGCCTTCTGGACAGGAGGTGGAAGAGGAAAGGCCCCGTCCCAGATTTTCTCGCCGGAACTTTTACAACTCTCATTGTGGTGGCCTTTGCCCTTGCGCTCTCGCTCATCCCGTTTTACCTTCCGTTCCCCCTCAACTACACCCTCGCAGTTTACTTCCTTAAAAGCTCCTTTGCGGTGAGGAGTCTGTACGAGCACGTCGCCAGAACCGTAACTGAGAGCATCGAGGAAAAAAGGAAAGCGGTCTCGATGATAGTTAGCAGAGACGTTAGGAACCTCGACGAGGCCCACCTGAACTCGGCCGCAATAGAGAGCCTCGCCGAGAACCTCAATGACTCCGTCGTTGCTCCTCTCTTCTACTTCCTCCTATTCGGCCTTCCAGGAGCTCTGGTCTACCGCGCCGTGAACACCCTCGATGCCATGCTCGGATACAGGAACGAGCGCTACGAGTTCTTTGGCAAGTTTTCAGCGAGGCTTGACGACCTTCTCAATTTCGTTCCTGCTCGATTAACGGTTCTCCTCTACCTCCCGTTCGGTGGCGGGAAGGTTCTCAGACACTACCGCCTCGCGAGGTTCAAGATAAACTCCGACAAGCCTATCTCGGCCATGAGCGCAGTCCTCGGCGTGTGGCTCGAAAAGCCCGGCCTCTACCGCTTTCCGGGCAGGACGCCTAGGAACGACGACATAAAGCGGGCGTTGGAGTTTTATCTAATCGTTGTTGGAGAATGGGTTGCAATAGTTCTGGTACTGCTGATGTTGGGGGCGATTCCATGCTTAAGCCCGTGA
- a CDS encoding PAB0415 family putative ATP pyrophosphatase, whose translation MRRKRGVAFFSGGKDIIYAIHLVQKREVEVPYLLALKTTIGTSPHWENFSALKTLAEAMGKELLTFDMARGSKALAEFISSLDVDYLIAGDVLLEDHLRWIELIAEEAGVKPLEPLWGWDTRELAEEILGAGFEYAIIAVDKKKLGEEWLGYTFRSLRDLERFLERNPDIDPIGEFGEFHTVVLASPLFEGRFALEILSTEESERYHWVRFGLRKR comes from the coding sequence GTGCGTAGAAAAAGAGGCGTGGCCTTTTTCTCTGGGGGCAAGGACATCATTTACGCTATTCACCTTGTCCAAAAGAGAGAGGTAGAAGTCCCTTACTTGCTCGCGCTCAAAACGACGATAGGAACCTCACCCCACTGGGAGAACTTTTCAGCCCTCAAAACGCTCGCCGAGGCGATGGGGAAGGAGCTTCTCACGTTTGACATGGCGCGGGGTAGCAAAGCGCTGGCTGAGTTCATATCCTCACTGGACGTTGACTACCTGATAGCGGGCGACGTTTTGCTTGAAGATCACCTGAGGTGGATTGAGCTCATCGCGGAAGAGGCAGGAGTCAAACCCCTCGAACCGCTCTGGGGCTGGGATACGAGGGAGCTTGCCGAGGAAATCCTGGGGGCTGGCTTCGAGTACGCGATAATAGCTGTGGATAAGAAGAAGCTCGGGGAAGAGTGGCTCGGCTACACTTTCCGCTCCCTCAGAGATTTGGAGCGGTTTCTTGAGCGGAACCCTGATATTGATCCAATAGGGGAGTTCGGGGAGTTCCACACGGTCGTTTTAGCGTCCCCGCTCTTTGAGGGGCGCTTTGCTCTTGAAATCCTCTCCACCGAGGAGAGCGAGAGGTATCACTGGGTCAGGTTTGGGCTGAGAAAAAGGTAA
- a CDS encoding PIN domain-containing protein, giving the protein MEVVLDYNVVFSALYNKGVACRLFMLNHVTRDVEFLVPAYFWEEVERKKDRLIRLTHLTEEDFEFILRIIKSQTITMPEHVVKTGIDEALSLSPDPKDVPYVALALALNLPLVTGDLKLRNTIRDRIVVYSPSELLKLMGGSI; this is encoded by the coding sequence ATGGAGGTCGTACTGGATTACAACGTGGTGTTCTCCGCTCTTTACAATAAAGGCGTTGCCTGCAGACTTTTCATGCTGAACCACGTAACGAGAGACGTTGAATTTTTAGTCCCAGCATATTTCTGGGAGGAAGTCGAGCGAAAAAAAGACCGCCTTATCAGATTAACTCACCTAACAGAGGAGGACTTCGAATTCATTCTCAGAATTATCAAATCCCAGACGATAACGATGCCAGAGCACGTCGTTAAGACCGGCATAGACGAGGCCCTCTCCCTGTCTCCTGACCCAAAAGACGTTCCTTATGTGGCTCTTGCACTCGCCCTTAATCTTCCACTTGTTACGGGGGACTTGAAACTGAGAAACACCATCAGAGATAGAATCGTCGTTTATTCTCCCTCGGAGCTGTTAAAACTCATGGGTGGCTCCATATGA
- the cobZ gene encoding alpha-ribazole phosphatase CobZ, with amino-acid sequence MTPKELLSRLESRGITLEKMLDTALELYIGYERERVRERLRELMLRYLGDINVQALLLSALLLEENFSVEGDPVNLVADELIGINIAELIGGKMALFNFFYYDTKKPGILAELPPFLDDAIGGFIAGCMTRLFQETGERP; translated from the coding sequence ATGACCCCCAAAGAACTACTCTCCCGCCTCGAATCCAGGGGTATAACCCTTGAAAAGATGCTCGACACCGCGTTAGAGCTCTACATCGGCTACGAGCGCGAGAGAGTTCGGGAAAGGCTGAGGGAGCTGATGCTCCGCTACCTCGGCGACATCAACGTTCAGGCCTTACTTCTCTCGGCCCTGCTCCTTGAGGAGAACTTCAGCGTCGAGGGCGACCCAGTAAACTTAGTGGCGGATGAGCTGATAGGGATAAACATCGCCGAACTCATAGGCGGAAAGATGGCGCTCTTCAACTTCTTCTACTACGACACGAAAAAGCCCGGAATCCTTGCCGAGCTCCCGCCCTTCCTCGACGACGCCATCGGTGGCTTCATAGCGGGCTGCATGACAAGGCTCTTTCAGGAGACGGGTGAGAGGCCATGA
- the cobS gene encoding adenosylcobinamide-GDP ribazoletransferase, with product MKDLLPFFTRISVRGDFERVRGELWALPLLAPVTSALGTLVLYLKLPLSNVLAILALYLTIGLLHLDGLADWADGMMVKGDRERKIKAMKDLNTGIAGLFAVVMALFLQVYSLQLVPFYALFLAELNSKFAMLLALATKKPIGQGLGAYFMEGIDKKQLALGTAIYLLLLLPLVYIEPRSLASLLGLLAGAYVIYLSLRNFGGLNGDCIGAVAEITRAGALLGMAVVWQVI from the coding sequence ATGAAAGACCTGCTGCCGTTCTTTACCAGGATTTCAGTGAGAGGAGACTTCGAGCGGGTTAGGGGAGAGTTGTGGGCGCTCCCCCTGCTCGCACCCGTGACCTCTGCCTTAGGGACTCTGGTTCTCTACCTGAAGCTCCCCCTCTCGAACGTTCTTGCGATTTTAGCCCTCTACTTAACGATAGGCCTGCTCCACCTCGACGGCTTAGCCGACTGGGCCGACGGGATGATGGTCAAGGGCGACCGCGAGAGGAAGATAAAGGCTATGAAAGACCTCAACACTGGAATAGCGGGACTTTTTGCTGTCGTTATGGCCCTCTTCCTGCAGGTTTACTCCCTCCAGCTCGTTCCTTTCTATGCCCTCTTCTTGGCGGAGCTGAACTCCAAGTTCGCCATGCTTCTCGCCCTCGCAACGAAGAAGCCAATCGGCCAAGGGCTCGGAGCGTATTTTATGGAAGGCATCGATAAAAAGCAGTTGGCCCTCGGAACGGCCATCTACCTTCTCCTGCTCCTTCCCTTGGTTTACATTGAACCGCGCTCCTTAGCTTCCCTTCTCGGCCTCCTGGCGGGAGCATACGTCATTTACCTCTCGCTAAGGAACTTCGGCGGGCTAAACGGCGACTGCATCGGGGCAGTTGCTGAAATAACGAGAGCCGGGGCACTTTTAGGCATGGCGGTGGTTTGGCAAGTGATTTAA
- a CDS encoding DUF2281 domain-containing protein, whose amino-acid sequence MEDIERIFTKLPPEARKELLDYAEFLLAKYGRRLQKGPLLH is encoded by the coding sequence ATGGAGGACATAGAGAGGATATTTACGAAACTTCCGCCAGAGGCAAGAAAAGAGCTGTTGGATTATGCCGAATTCCTGCTCGCAAAGTATGGACGAAGACTTCAGAAGGGTCCCCTACTCCATTAA
- a CDS encoding NTP transferase domain-containing protein, with amino-acid sequence MIIIMAGGRSSRMGREKPVLKVGGVPMLLRIYYEAEKAGETVVALSRNTPKTRELCLREGISFVETPGKGYVKDVMYLLREFGPFVSVSSDLPFVTVSDIAAVKKAFDGETSITGVLPLRLVPKDLKPLLYKGYAIVGLNAVGAEGERFFELSNPLLAINVNTPEELRLANRIARLVG; translated from the coding sequence ATGATAATCATCATGGCAGGCGGAAGGTCGAGCAGAATGGGCAGGGAAAAGCCCGTCCTGAAGGTTGGCGGAGTGCCGATGCTCCTGCGGATTTACTATGAAGCCGAAAAAGCCGGCGAGACCGTCGTGGCCCTCTCGCGGAACACTCCGAAGACAAGGGAGCTCTGCCTCCGCGAGGGGATTTCCTTCGTTGAGACGCCGGGAAAGGGGTACGTTAAGGACGTGATGTATCTCCTCCGCGAGTTCGGGCCTTTCGTCAGCGTTTCCTCAGACCTGCCTTTTGTTACGGTAAGCGACATCGCGGCAGTAAAGAAGGCCTTCGACGGCGAGACGAGCATAACGGGGGTCCTTCCGCTAAGGCTGGTTCCGAAGGACTTAAAGCCTTTACTCTATAAGGGCTATGCAATCGTTGGCTTAAACGCCGTTGGGGCAGAGGGAGAGCGGTTTTTCGAGCTAAGCAACCCGCTGTTGGCCATCAACGTGAACACGCCGGAGGAGTTAAGACTTGCCAACAGGATAGCAAGGCTGGTGGGATAA
- a CDS encoding SPL family radical SAM protein: MKVRVIKKHAKSIYTKSRIPGVSWSINQYVGCAFACEYCYAKFLTRWNDYGRWGCWVEVKTNAPDLARKHVSGTVVMSTVSDPYQPIETELKLTRRVLRYMDKRNELSVLTKSPLVTRDIDLFKEFRTIEVGLTINGFTGREKRLFEPLTPVHEARVNALKEIYEAGLRAYAFVSPIIPGITDVSAIVEDTRGFTDHYFFEMLNLRAAGREFQELLREEYPESYEVLTNDEVFGTFLRKLKGEIKALNVKTDGIETHQKGWELAGM; encoded by the coding sequence ATGAAGGTTCGGGTTATAAAGAAGCACGCCAAGAGCATCTACACTAAATCCCGGATTCCGGGTGTTTCTTGGAGCATCAACCAGTACGTCGGCTGCGCCTTCGCCTGTGAGTACTGCTACGCCAAGTTCCTGACACGGTGGAATGACTACGGGAGATGGGGGTGCTGGGTTGAGGTTAAGACAAACGCGCCCGATCTGGCAAGGAAGCATGTTTCAGGGACGGTTGTGATGTCCACGGTGAGCGACCCGTACCAGCCGATAGAGACCGAATTAAAGCTCACGAGAAGGGTCTTGAGGTACATGGACAAGAGAAACGAACTCTCTGTGCTCACGAAATCGCCGCTGGTGACAAGGGATATTGACCTTTTCAAAGAATTCAGGACGATAGAAGTTGGCCTCACTATAAACGGCTTCACCGGAAGGGAGAAAAGGCTCTTCGAGCCACTGACGCCCGTCCACGAGGCAAGGGTAAACGCCCTCAAGGAGATCTATGAGGCCGGGCTAAGGGCCTACGCCTTCGTCAGCCCGATAATTCCGGGGATAACGGACGTCTCCGCCATAGTCGAGGACACGAGGGGCTTCACGGATCACTATTTCTTTGAGATGCTCAACCTCCGTGCGGCGGGAAGAGAGTTCCAGGAGCTGCTCCGCGAGGAATACCCGGAAAGCTACGAAGTTCTGACTAATGACGAGGTGTTTGGGACGTTTTTGAGGAAGCTGAAGGGAGAGATAAAAGCTCTAAATGTGAAAACAGATGGGATAGAGACCCATCAAAAAGGTTGGGAGCTCGCGGGAATGTGA
- a CDS encoding M48 family metallopeptidase — translation MKLRVRRRPVKYARLEVMPDGTVLVTAPEGFDVDGLLERHRGWLEGKLAEIGGLREVAESGFPINGEFYRVIHGRRPKVHERFKTIVFSPTPDDVIIYLKKILREELLALLNSYAERMGVEPGKIYIRHQKSKWGSCSARGNLNFNVRLISLPRTLREYVVVHELAHLRHLNHSKAFWKLVGEFYPDYKHARKELKKWWTIVELNPYWNWLEGGKV, via the coding sequence ATGAAGCTGAGGGTTCGCCGTCGGCCGGTTAAGTACGCACGGCTTGAAGTGATGCCGGATGGGACGGTTCTGGTCACTGCCCCTGAGGGCTTCGACGTTGATGGCCTGCTTGAGAGGCACCGTGGCTGGCTTGAGGGTAAGCTGGCCGAGATAGGGGGGCTCAGGGAGGTTGCGGAGTCGGGTTTCCCCATCAACGGTGAGTTCTATCGGGTCATCCACGGGAGACGGCCCAAGGTTCACGAGCGCTTCAAAACAATCGTCTTCTCCCCCACCCCTGATGATGTAATAATCTATCTAAAAAAGATTCTCAGGGAGGAGCTTCTGGCCCTTCTGAATTCCTATGCGGAGAGAATGGGAGTAGAGCCTGGAAAAATCTACATCAGGCACCAGAAGAGCAAGTGGGGAAGCTGTTCAGCGAGGGGAAACTTGAACTTCAATGTTCGCCTCATCTCTCTTCCCAGAACGCTGAGAGAGTACGTTGTAGTCCACGAGCTTGCCCACCTCAGGCACCTGAACCATTCGAAGGCTTTCTGGAAACTTGTCGGGGAGTTCTATCCCGACTACAAACACGCCAGAAAGGAACTCAAGAAGTGGTGGACGATAGTCGAGTTAAATCCCTACTGGAACTGGCTGGAGGGGGGCAAGGTTTAG
- a CDS encoding NfeD family protein, with protein MGRIKAKSLLKLLALMADEIILGVFIFLILPQMGVEIPIGAALLVLAVILAKDFLIAPFLLGGGADRKPKTGPEGLIGRTALVVEDLSPEGLVKLDGELWRAECISGMAKRGERVKVADVRGTKLLVEC; from the coding sequence ATGGGGCGTATAAAGGCCAAAAGCCTGCTCAAGCTCCTTGCATTGATGGCAGACGAAATTATTCTCGGCGTTTTCATTTTTCTGATACTCCCTCAGATGGGTGTGGAGATTCCCATAGGGGCAGCTCTACTCGTGCTTGCGGTCATACTCGCCAAGGACTTCCTTATAGCTCCATTCCTCCTTGGTGGTGGGGCGGATAGAAAGCCAAAGACTGGCCCCGAGGGGCTGATAGGGAGAACGGCCCTCGTTGTGGAAGACCTCTCTCCGGAAGGCCTCGTTAAGCTCGACGGCGAACTCTGGAGGGCGGAGTGCATTAGTGGGATGGCAAAAAGAGGAGAACGAGTTAAGGTCGCGGACGTCAGGGGCACTAAGCTCCTCGTGGAGTGCTAA
- a CDS encoding TIGR00703 family protein, which yields MLEGYYIVENTGVVPAERRFKFKDLKAWGYDLHLGTIDGKEAYFVSRTGTREEGETYTEKGREYHISETQKEIPKNARLLARIVIERGRPYLEFWLDTEEGNYPLAKEDPRIILHRFWTGKKFNQLEKHVGSVGLTTDFFKDRVFVKGIPLPFEEYPPKVRRVLRAVRDVHRDMTGFGRFVFQYYGEEDDAHNYRLWWLLPTIHLFDVEVSNEVDKILAMLD from the coding sequence ATGCTCGAGGGGTACTACATAGTCGAGAACACTGGAGTCGTTCCGGCGGAGAGGAGGTTCAAGTTCAAAGACTTGAAGGCATGGGGTTACGACCTGCACCTCGGGACGATAGACGGAAAGGAGGCCTATTTCGTCTCAAGGACTGGAACCCGCGAGGAAGGTGAGACTTACACTGAGAAAGGCAGGGAATACCACATCAGTGAGACCCAGAAAGAGATTCCAAAGAACGCGAGGCTCCTTGCGAGGATAGTCATCGAGCGCGGCCGGCCATACCTTGAGTTCTGGCTTGACACGGAGGAAGGCAACTACCCGCTCGCCAAGGAGGATCCAAGGATAATCCTGCACCGCTTCTGGACTGGGAAGAAGTTCAACCAGCTCGAAAAGCACGTTGGGAGCGTCGGCCTTACGACGGACTTCTTCAAGGACAGGGTCTTCGTGAAGGGCATCCCACTGCCGTTCGAGGAGTACCCGCCGAAAGTTAGACGCGTCCTCAGGGCCGTCAGGGACGTCCACCGCGACATGACCGGCTTTGGAAGGTTCGTCTTCCAGTACTACGGCGAGGAAGACGACGCCCACAACTACCGCCTCTGGTGGCTCCTGCCGACGATACACCTCTTCGATGTCGAGGTATCGAACGAGGTTGATAAGATACTGGCGATGCTCGACTGA
- a CDS encoding DUF371 domain-containing protein: protein MRRDVENTTSSRGNRLVEVIRCRGHENVRATHKSTLEFTKEDYLTPRGDCILCIEADKGINDLSEDFKKALRKGRKLLIRIRVGELSDEVLAEGSPELILDHPYSVVVRKSDYIDARTLAIRANKAAKDIDRRIVELLRNPETRVEIELIILDG, encoded by the coding sequence ATGAGGCGAGATGTCGAGAACACCACATCGTCCCGGGGGAATAGGCTCGTTGAGGTCATACGGTGCAGGGGCCACGAGAACGTCAGGGCGACCCACAAGTCCACTCTGGAGTTTACGAAGGAGGACTACCTCACTCCCCGAGGGGACTGCATACTCTGCATCGAGGCTGATAAGGGGATAAACGACCTCAGTGAGGACTTCAAAAAGGCCCTCCGGAAAGGCCGAAAGCTCCTTATACGGATACGGGTTGGCGAACTGAGCGATGAGGTACTAGCAGAGGGAAGCCCTGAACTGATTCTTGACCACCCATATTCAGTGGTCGTTAGAAAGAGTGACTACATTGACGCGAGAACGCTCGCAATAAGGGCGAATAAGGCGGCAAAAGATATAGATCGCAGGATAGTGGAACTCCTGAGAAACCCTGAGACAAGGGTAGAAATAGAGCTTATAATATTGGATGGATAA
- a CDS encoding thymidine kinase — protein MHPGGFLEVITGPMFAGKTTELIKRIERQAFAKRRVALFKPAIDTRYSAEEVVAHNGLRYDAFVVPTNGEGVRQIEEITLREGFEVIGVDEVQFFPIEIVDVLNRLADKGVYVIASGLNLDFKGDPFPVTKELLVRADNIIYLTAVCTVCGKPATRSQRLIDGMPAPKNSPVIQVGGRESYEARCREHHIVPGE, from the coding sequence ATGCATCCAGGTGGGTTCTTGGAGGTCATTACTGGGCCGATGTTTGCAGGGAAAACAACGGAGCTGATAAAGAGGATCGAGCGGCAGGCCTTTGCAAAGAGGCGGGTGGCCCTCTTCAAGCCCGCTATAGACACAAGGTATTCAGCGGAGGAAGTTGTTGCGCACAACGGACTCAGGTATGATGCCTTTGTTGTCCCTACAAACGGGGAAGGAGTGAGACAAATCGAGGAAATAACGCTCCGGGAAGGTTTTGAGGTGATTGGAGTCGATGAGGTTCAGTTCTTCCCCATTGAGATCGTGGACGTGCTCAACAGGCTGGCAGACAAAGGTGTCTACGTCATAGCCTCCGGCCTCAACCTGGATTTCAAGGGGGATCCCTTCCCAGTTACAAAAGAACTGCTTGTGAGGGCAGATAACATAATCTATCTAACAGCTGTCTGCACTGTCTGCGGAAAGCCCGCCACAAGGAGCCAGAGGCTTATTGACGGAATGCCTGCACCAAAGAACTCGCCGGTTATTCAGGTCGGTGGGAGGGAGAGTTATGAGGCGAGATGTCGAGAACACCACATCGTCCCGGGGGAATAG
- a CDS encoding NfeD family protein — protein MSTALAVSLLILGLLIILLDMMVTAFITPIGVTFATLGLLLGFGVNFTESFVISLIAAVISYILVGRYIRRDVEDIGKREKKYTFDPMGKRGKVVKVAEDHYLVELEGDRWIALSEEELQVGDPVEVTGVDGVKLIVKKAER, from the coding sequence ATGAGCACGGCCCTCGCAGTTTCCCTTCTAATTTTGGGCCTGCTTATAATCCTCCTCGACATGATGGTCACGGCCTTCATAACCCCCATAGGTGTGACCTTCGCCACCCTCGGCCTGCTCCTGGGCTTTGGGGTGAACTTCACCGAGAGCTTTGTCATATCACTGATAGCCGCAGTGATCTCGTACATCCTTGTTGGCAGGTACATACGGCGGGACGTTGAGGACATCGGAAAAAGGGAGAAGAAGTATACCTTCGACCCGATGGGCAAGAGGGGCAAGGTCGTTAAGGTAGCGGAGGATCACTACCTCGTCGAGCTTGAGGGGGACAGGTGGATAGCGCTCAGCGAGGAGGAGCTTCAGGTCGGGGACCCCGTGGAGGTCACTGGTGTTGACGGCGTCAAACTCATAGTGAAGAAAGCGGAACGGTAA
- a CDS encoding SPFH domain-containing protein, which yields MSFAVVALVVIGGFLLLLLLLGVKVIRPYEKGLVERLGKFNRILDPGIHFIIPFMERVKKVDMREHVIDVPPQEVICKDNVVVTVDAVVYYQIIDPVKAAYNVSNFLMAIIKLAQTNLRAIIGEMELDETLSGRDIINARLREELDKITDRWGVKITRVEIQRIDPPKDIQEAMAKQMTAEREKRAMILIAEGKKESAIREAEGQKQAAILKAEGEKQRQILIAEGQAQAIKKVLEALKMADEKYLTLQYIEKLPDLAKYGNLIVPYDTEALIGLLRVLQKVKDTPLPKPPKPPEDTENNPGSSSENEDVEKLKNLTE from the coding sequence ATGAGCTTTGCCGTAGTTGCCTTGGTGGTAATTGGCGGTTTTCTACTTTTGCTACTGCTCCTCGGAGTTAAAGTTATCCGCCCGTATGAGAAGGGTCTCGTCGAGAGGCTTGGAAAGTTCAACAGGATACTCGACCCTGGAATACACTTCATAATACCATTCATGGAGCGGGTCAAAAAGGTAGATATGCGCGAACACGTCATAGACGTCCCGCCGCAGGAGGTCATCTGTAAGGATAACGTCGTCGTCACCGTCGATGCAGTCGTTTACTACCAGATCATTGACCCTGTAAAGGCTGCTTACAACGTCAGCAACTTCCTCATGGCGATTATCAAGCTCGCCCAGACCAACCTGCGTGCCATCATAGGTGAGATGGAGCTCGACGAGACCCTGAGCGGGAGGGACATAATCAACGCCCGCCTTAGGGAAGAGCTCGACAAGATAACCGACCGCTGGGGTGTGAAGATAACCCGCGTTGAGATCCAGCGCATAGACCCGCCGAAGGACATCCAGGAGGCGATGGCCAAGCAGATGACTGCTGAGCGTGAGAAGAGGGCCATGATACTCATCGCCGAGGGTAAGAAAGAGTCCGCCATAAGGGAAGCCGAGGGGCAGAAGCAGGCCGCCATTCTGAAGGCGGAGGGTGAGAAGCAGAGGCAGATACTCATCGCCGAGGGTCAGGCACAGGCCATAAAGAAGGTCCTTGAGGCCCTCAAGATGGCGGATGAGAAATATCTCACGCTCCAGTACATCGAGAAGCTGCCGGATCTCGCCAAATACGGGAACCTCATAGTCCCATACGATACCGAGGCCCTGATCGGGCTCCTCCGCGTCCTCCAGAAGGTCAAGGACACACCACTTCCAAAACCGCCCAAGCCACCAGAGGATACTGAGAACAACCCCGGCTCCAGCTCGGAGAACGAAGACGTTGAGAAGCTCAAAAACCTGACGGAGTGA